One genomic segment of Streptomyces liangshanensis includes these proteins:
- a CDS encoding acetylxylan esterase — protein MSLFDLPLDELRDYRSASAEPEDFDEFWAKTLTEARGHTLDARFEPVPTGLTTLDVFDVTFAGFGGHPVKGWFVLPAGTSEPLPVVVQYLGYGGGRGLPHLHRLWASAGFAHFVMDTRGQGSGWNGGDTPDPVGSASSFPGFLTRGIEDPHDFYYRRVFTDAVRAVEAARSHPLVDASRTAVVGSSQGGGISLAVGGLVPDLAAVAPDVPFLCDFPRATTFTDRDPYREVGNYLKTYRGRTEQVGRTLAYFDGVHFAARGRAPALFSVALEDRTCPPSTVFGAFNVYGGEDRTIEVYDFNDHEGGGPFQEAVQLDWLPRRLSA, from the coding sequence ATGTCCCTGTTCGACCTGCCGCTCGACGAGTTGCGCGACTATCGCAGCGCGTCCGCGGAGCCCGAGGACTTCGACGAGTTCTGGGCGAAGACCCTCACCGAGGCGCGCGGTCACACCCTCGACGCCCGTTTCGAACCCGTACCGACGGGGCTGACGACGCTCGACGTCTTCGATGTGACCTTCGCCGGTTTCGGCGGCCACCCGGTCAAGGGCTGGTTCGTGCTGCCTGCGGGGACGAGCGAGCCGCTGCCCGTCGTGGTGCAGTACCTCGGGTACGGCGGCGGCCGCGGCCTGCCGCACCTCCACCGGCTCTGGGCGTCGGCCGGTTTCGCGCACTTCGTGATGGACACCCGGGGCCAGGGCAGCGGCTGGAACGGCGGCGACACCCCCGACCCCGTGGGCAGCGCCTCCTCCTTCCCGGGCTTCCTCACCCGGGGGATCGAGGATCCCCACGACTTCTACTACCGGCGCGTCTTCACCGACGCCGTGCGGGCCGTGGAGGCGGCCCGCTCGCACCCGCTGGTGGACGCCTCGCGCACGGCGGTGGTGGGCAGCAGCCAGGGCGGCGGGATCTCGCTCGCGGTCGGCGGTCTGGTGCCGGACCTGGCGGCGGTGGCGCCGGACGTGCCGTTCCTCTGCGACTTCCCCCGGGCGACGACCTTCACCGACCGCGACCCGTACCGCGAGGTGGGCAACTACCTCAAGACGTACCGGGGCAGGACCGAACAGGTGGGCCGGACGCTCGCCTACTTCGACGGGGTCCACTTCGCGGCGCGCGGGCGCGCGCCGGCGCTGTTCTCGGTGGCGCTGGAGGACCGTACGTGCCCGCCGTCGACGGTCTTCGGTGCCTTCAACGTCTACGGGGGCGAGGACAGGACGATCGAGGTGTACGACTTCAACGACCACGAGGGCGGCGGCCCGTTCCAGGAGGCCGTCCAGCTGGACTGGCTGCCGCGGCGCCTGTCGGCCTGA